Proteins found in one Phycodurus eques isolate BA_2022a chromosome 18, UOR_Pequ_1.1, whole genome shotgun sequence genomic segment:
- the dtl gene encoding denticleless protein homolog: protein MLFRSIVDNCIGRQRQNALPAHPWTKYPLSSLLKGYQCVCHDEHISYGNLGDSVPPFGLSFSSAREIRDVLAVANEEGIVRLYNTEGRGNLLLKEWLAHENAVFDIAWVPGESQLVTAAGDQMARLWDVKSGELLGSFKGHLCSLKSVAFASEDKAVFCTGARDGNILVWDTRCSKKDGFYKPMKQIQGAHNKAETNPPSKTKKRRLSTRGMAPSVDTQQSVTVVLFQDQHTLISSGAVDGVVKMWDLRKNYTAHHHDPVALQTYPYPGSSMRMRLGYSGLVLDSTRSNIMCNCTDDNIYMFNVSGIKTTPEAMFNGHQNSSFYIKSTISPDDQFLASGSSDNHTYIWKISDPMLPPMTLQGHSEEVTSVAWCPTDFTKIASCSDDHTVRIWRLHREMDGAQSSVGEANLVGWARPKSPHKPSNNSESTPAKDQRAESIAGLASPRLAACAPNVAALPLPSSTTSPVQSQRPKASNCQRTPHSIKSWLSPRQGSPNQKSPLLRKVLSPCPQSPEDCTSPTPPRAKRRLETANSSSDECEGTKQCDCVSELYPVAKRNRAQSGICCPAQEGLLQTDNHIEEGRASSKQTGKENFTPQVTDWLSVMGQKMRGSSSSPRSPSAAKKQAGKTPTSPTLSSPQNMKKISSYFTRRPTE from the exons ATGCTTTTCCGTTCAATAGTTGACAATTGCATCGGCAGACAAAGGCAGAATG CGTTACCTGCACATCCCTGGACCAAGTACCCTCTGAGCTCCCTTCTCAAAGGCTACCAGTGTGTTTGCCATGATGAACACATCTCCTATGGGAACCTCGGCGACTCGGTGCCCCCATTTGGATTATCTTTCTCCTCCG CAAGGGAGATTCGGGATGTTCTGGCTGTGGCAAATGAAGAAGGAATTGTTAGGCTTTACAACACAGAGGGACGAGGAAACCTACTTCTGAAAG AATGGCTGGCTCATGAGAATGCCGTCTTTGACATAGCATGGGTGCCAGGGGAGTCTCAATTG GTGACTGCTGCAGGCGACCAGATGGCCAGGTTGTGGGATGTGAAGTCAGGCGAGCTGTTAGGTAGCTTCAAGGGCCACCTCTGCAGCCTCAAATCTGTTGCATTCGCTTCAGAGGACAAAG CTGTGTTCTGTACCGGTGCAAGAGATGGAAATATTTTGGTGTGGGATACCAGATGCAGCAAAAAAG ATGGTTTCTACAAACCGATGAAACAAATCCAGGGTGCTCATAACAAAGCAGAGACAAACCCCCCATCTAAAACAAAGAAGAGAAGACTCAGCACCCGTGGCATGGCTCCCAGTGTT GACACCCAGCAGAGTGTCACTGTGGTTTTATTTCAAGATCAGCACACTCTCATTTCCTCGGGAGCAGTTGATGG AGTTGTTAAAATGTGGGACCTGAGGAAAAACTACACTGCACACCATCACGATCCTGTAGCCCTGCAGACATACCCATATCCTGGTTCTTCAATGCGCATGCGTCTTG GTTATTCTGGGCTTGTCCTGGACTCCACAAGGTCTAACATCATGTGCAACTGTACCGATGATAACATTTACATGTTCAATGTCAGTGGGATAAAAACTACACCAG AGGCAATGTTCAATGGCCACCAAAACTCATCTTTTTACATCAAGTCCACAATTAGCCCAGATGACCAGTTCTTGGCCAGTGGTTCAAGTGACAATCACACATACATCTGGAAG ATCTCTGATCCCATGCTTCCTCCCATGACACTTCAAGGCCACAGTGAAGAAGTGACATCTGTTGCATGGTGCCCAACAGACTTCACGAAG ATTGCTTCCTGCTCTGATGACCACACTGTACGCATCTGGCGCCTTCATCGTGAAATGGACGGCGCACAGTCGTCAGTGGGAGAGGCCAATCTCGTTGGCTGGGCACGGCCTAAGAGTCCACACA aaccttcaaacaactctGAGTCAACCCCTGCTAAGGACCAGAGAGCCGAGAGCATCGCAGGGCTGGCCTCTCCGCGTCTCGCTGCTTGTGCTCCGAATGTGGCTGCCTTGCCTCTACCCTCCAGCACTACATCACCTGTCCAGTCTCAGCGACCCAAAGCCTCTAATTGTCAAAGAACCCCACATTCCATCAAATCATGGCTATCCCCGAGACAAGGATCTCCAAACCAGAAAAGCCCTCTCCTGCGTAAGGTTCTGAGTCCGTGTCCACAGAGCCCGGAGGACTGCACCTCTCCTACGCCACCACGAGCCAAACGCAGGCTGGAGACTGCCAACAGTTCATCTGATGAATGTGAGGGCACAAAGCAGTGCGATTGTGTCTCAGAACTGTATCCTGTTGCCAAAAGGAACCGGGCCCAGTCAGGCATCTGCTGCCCAGCTCAGGAGGGTCTGCTACAGACAGACAATCATATTGAGGAAGGGAGAGCATCATCAAAACAGACTGGCAAAGAAAACTTCACCCCTCAAGTGACAGACTGGCTGTCAGTGATGGGCCAAAAGATGAGAGGAAGCTCAAGTAGCCCCCGAAGCCCCAGTGCTGCCAAGAAACAAGCAGGCAAGACGCCAACTTCACCG ACTTTGAGCTCGCCacagaacatgaaaaaaatctccTCCTATTTCACAAGGAGACCCACAGAGTGA